One Ranitomeya variabilis isolate aRanVar5 chromosome 4, aRanVar5.hap1, whole genome shotgun sequence genomic window, ccaggcccctgctgcgagatcgctggtcgtgtcggaatggcctggacctttttttggtcgttgaggtcccgctgacatcgctgaatcggtgtgtgtgacaccgatccagcgatgtcttcactggtaaccagggtaaacatcgggttactaagcgcagggccgcgcttagtaacccgatgtttaccctggttaccagcgtaaatgtaaaaaaaaacaaacagtacatactcaccatctgttgcccgtcaggtcccttggcgtctgcttcctgctctgagtgccgtacagtgagagcagagcgcagcggtgacgtcaccgctgcgctctgctctcagtgtacggcggcacacagtcagagcaggaagcagacggcaagggacctgacggacatcagatagtgagtatgtagtgtttgtttttttggtaaccagggtaaacatcgggttactaagcgcggccctgcgcttagtaacccgatgtttaccctggttacccgggtgctgcagggggacttcggcatcgttaaagacagtttcaacgatgccgaagtcgttcccctgatcgttggtcgctggagagagctgtctgtgtgacagctccccagcgaccacacagcgacaaaacagcgacgctgcagcgatcagcatcgttgtctgtatcgctgcagcgtcgctgtgtgagacggggccttaactcttcttcaatctggcttccgctctttacactctactaaaactgccctcactaaagtctctaatgacctactaacagctaaatctaatggtcactactccatgctaattctcttggatctttccgcagcattcgacactgtggatcatcagctcctcctcactatgctcggctccatcggcatcaaggacaccgttctctcttggttctcctcctacctctctgaccgatccttcactgtatgttttgctggttcctcctcctctccccttccccttactgttggggttcctcaaggctcagtactaggccccctcctcttctctttgtatactgcccctattggacaaacaatcagtacatttggtttccagtaccatctctatgctgacgacacccaattatacacctcttctcctgctttcactccgaccttcttagaaaacaccagtgattgtcttaccgctgtctctaacataatgtcctctctctatctgaaactgaacttgtcaaaaactgaactcctcgtgttctctccctctactaacctacctttgcctgacattgccatctccatgtgcggttccaccattactcccaagcaacatgcccgctgccttggggtcatccttgattccgagctttcattcaccccccacatccgatcactggctcgctcttcttatctgcatctcaaaaatatttctagaattcgcccttttcttactttcgactcttactgtctcacttattcattctcgtctggactattgtaactctttactaatcggcctccctcttaccaaactctccccgctccaatctgtcctgaatgctgctgccaggatcatattcctcaccaaccgttacaacgatgcctctaccttgtgccagtcattacactggctacccatccactccagaatccagtacaaaactactaccctcatccacaaagcactccatggctcagcaccaccctacatctcctctctggtctcagtctaccaccctacccgtgccctccgctccgctaatgacctcaggttagcatcctcaataatcagaacctcccattcccgtctccaagactttacacgtgctgcgccgattctttggaatgcactacctaggttaatacgattaatccccaatccccacagttttaagcgtgccctaaaaacgcatttgttcagactggcctaccgcctcaacgcattaacctaactatccctgtgtggcctaataaaaaaaacaaaaaaacaatcaggttcctcgcatcatgttctcatacactttatgcagtcaatagcctctgtgtctgtactgctacatactgtacttaggctgttaactggttcatgcagctttgcatgaacacccaagcctaaaggtaccttcacacgaaacgactttacaacgagaacgacaacaatccgatcgctgcagcgtcgctgtttacatcgctgtagagatgtcaaacacagcagctccagaacgacgcaggagcgatcctgtgacgtagcggtgacgcacttatcgttctcacaggtcgttagctccatatttaagattgctggcatcgttgcttttgctttcaaacacgacgatacacgccgatctgacgaccaaataaagttctgaactttaatcaacgaccagcgatatcacagcaggatccagatcactgctgcgtgtcaaacacaacgatatcgctatccaggacgctgcaacgtcacggatcgttgtcgttctcgttgtaaagtcgtttcgtgtgaaggtacctttacactatggctggtccaaataactaaagcaattgttaccatccacctctcgtgtctccccttttcctcatagtttgtaagcttgcgagcagggccctcattcctcctggtatctgttttgaactgtgatttctgttttgctgtaatgtctattgtctgtacaagtcccctctataagttgtaaagcgctgcggaatatgttggcgctatataaataaaattattattattattatcatccccTCTTATTCCTCTTTCCTCTCTGCATCAGCAGCATCCCCTCTTCCTCTTTCATTCCTCTCTGCATTAGTGGCGCCCCCTCTTCCACCTTCTCCCCGCCACCCTTTGCCAGTGCTGTCCCCTCTTCCTTTCTTTCCTCTCTGCATCAGAGGCATCCCCTCTTCCATCTTTTTCTCCCCCCCTTTGTCAGCCGCTCCCCCTCTTCCAATTTCTTACCTCTTCATCAGCGGCGTCCCCTCTTCCTCTCCTCTCTGCATCAGCAGCATCCCCTATTCTTCCTCTTTCCTCACTGCATCAGCGGCATCCCCTCTTCTTCCTGTCTTTCGTCTCTGCATCAGCTGCGCCTCTTTCACCTCCTTCTTTCCCCCCCTTTGTCGGCGGCGTCTCCTCTTCTTCTTTTCTTTCCTGTCTGCATCAGCTGCGCCCCCTCTTGCGCTTCCTTCTTTCCCCTCTTCCTTACGTCTCTGCATCAGCAGCGCCTCCTCTTTCAcctccttctcccccccccccctttgtcgGTGGCGTCCTGTCTTCTTCCTTTCCTTTCTGCACCACCTCCTCCTTTCCCCTTTGTCAGCGATGACTCATCTTTTTCCTCCTTCCTTCTTCTCTGCATCAGCAGCACACCCTCTTCCACCTCCCCTCCCCCACCCTTTGTCAGTGGCATCCCCTCTTCTTCCTTTCTTTCCTCCCTGCATCAGCGGCATCCCCTATTCTTCCTCTTTCTTTCCTCACTGCATCAGCGGCATCATCTCTTCTTTCTCTACTCTCTGCATCAGCCGCGTCCCCTCTTGCTCTTTCTTTCGTCTCTGCATCAGATGCGCCCCCTCTTTCACCTCCTTATTTCCCCTCCTTTGTTGGCAGCGTCCCCTCTTCTTCCTTTCTTTCCTCTCTGCATCAGCAGCAACCCCTCTTCgatctccgcccccccccccccccttgtcagctgctgCCCCTCTTCCAATTTCTTACCTTTCTGCATTAGCGGTATCCCCTATTCCACCTCCTCCTTTTGTCGGCGGCGTCTCCTCTTCTTCCTTTCTTTCCTCTCTGCATCAGCCGCGTcccctcttcttcctctttcttccgtCTTTGCATCAGCTGCGCCCCCTCTTCCTTCTTTCCCCTCATCAGCGGCGCCCTCTTTCACCTCCTTTGACGCTGGCATCCCCTCTTCTTCCTTTCCGCATTAGCGGCGCCTCCTCTTCTACCTCCTCCTTTCCCCTCTTTGTCAGTGATGCCTCATCTTCTTCCTCTTTCCTTCTTCTCTGCATCAGCGGCGTCCCCTCTTCTTCCTTGTCTGCATCAACAGCACCCCATCTTCcacctccttccccccccccctttgtcaGCCGCTCCCCCTTTTCTTTCAATTTCTTACCTCTGCATCTGCGTcaccccttttctttttttttttcttgtctgcaTCAGCAGCACCCCCTCTTCCACCTTCTTCTTTCCCCCCGCTTTGTCAGCGGCATCCGTTCTTCTTCCCTCTCTGCATCAGCGGCATCACCTCTTCCTCTTGTCTCTGCATCAGCCGCGTCCCCTCTTCTTCCTCTTTCATTCTTCTCTGCATCAGTGGCTCCCCCTTTTTCACCTTGTCCTTTCCCCTCTGTCTGCGGTGCCTCATCTTGCTGTTTCTTTCTTCTCTGCATTAGCAGCGCCCCCTCTTCCACCACCTCTCCCCACCCTTTGTCAGTGGTGTCCCCTCTTCTTCCTTTCTTTCCTCTCTGCATCAGGGGCATCCCCCCTTTTGTCAGCCGCTCTCCCTTTTCTTCCAATTTCGTACCTCTCTGCATCAGCGGTGTCCCCTCTTCCTCCTTTTTCATGTCTGCATCAGCAGCACCTCCTTCTCCCCCCCTTTGTCAGCGGCATCCCCTCTTCTTCCTTTCTTTCCTCTCTGCATCAGCAGCATCCCCTATTCTTCCTCTTTCTTTCCTCACTGCATCAGTGGCAttatctcttctttcttttctctctgcATCAGCCGCGTcccctcttcttcctctttctttcgTCTCTGCATCAGATGCGCCCCCTCTTCCTTCTTTCCCCTCTTTCATACCTCTCTGCATCAGCGGCGCCCCCTCTTTCACCTCCTTCTTCCCCCCCCCCTTTGTCGGCGGCGTCCCCTCTTCTTCCTTTCCGCATTAGCGGAgcctcctcttccacctcctcctttcCCCTCTTTGTCAGCAATGCCTCATCTCCCTCTTTCCTTCTTTGCATCAGCAGCACCCCTTCTTCTATCTTTTTCTCCCCCCTTTGTCAGCAGCTCCCCCCTCTTCCAATTTCTTACCTCTTTGCATCAGCGGTGTCCCCTATTCTTCCTCCTTTTTCATATCTGCATCAGCAGCACCCCCTCTTCCACCTCCTTCTCCCCCCTTTGTCAGCGGCGTCCCCTCTTCTTCCTTTCTTTCCTCTCTGCATCAGCGGCATCCCCTATTCTTCCTCTTTCTTTCCTCACTGCATCAGTGGCAtcatctcttctttcttttctctctgcAATAGCCGCGTCCCCTCTTCTTCCTTTCTTTCATCTCTGCATCAGATGCGCCCCCTCTtccttctttcccctctttcttaccTCTCTGCATCAGCGGCTCCCCCTCTTTCACCtccttctctccccccccccccatttgtcGGCGGCATCCCCTCTTCCTTTCTGCATTAGCGGCGCCTCCTTTCCCCTCTTTGTCAGCGATGCCTCATCTTCCTCTTTCCTTCTGCTCTGCATCAGCAGCACCCCCTCTTCCATCTTTTTCTCCCCCCTTTGTCAGCCGCTCCCCCTCTTCCAATTTCTTCTCTGTATCAGCGGCGTCCCCGCTTCTTCCTCCTTTTTCTTGTCTGCATCAGCAGCACCCCTTCTTCCACCTCCTTCTCCCCcctccttctcccccccccccctgtcagCGGCGTCCCCTcttcttcctttctttcctttctgCATCAGCGGCATCCCCTATTCTTCCTTTCTTTCCTCTCTGCATCAGCCGCGTCCCCTCTTCCTCTTTCTTTCGTCTCTGCATCAGATGCACCCCCTCTTCCTTCTTTCCCCTGTTCTTCCTCTCTGCATCAGCGGCGCCCCCTCTTTCACCTCCTTCTTTCCCCTCCTTTGTTCGTGGCGTCCTCTTCTTCCTTTCCTCTCTGGGTCAGCTGCGCCCCCTCTTCCGCTTCCTTATTTCCCTCTTCTTTCTTACCTCTCTGCATCAGCGGCGCCACCTTTGTCGGCGGCGTCCCCTCTTCTTCCTTTCCGCATTAGCGGCgcctcctcttccacctcctcctttcCCCTCTTTGTCAGCGATGCCTCATCTTCTTCCTCTTTCCTTCATCTCTGCATCAGCAGCACCCCCTTTTCCATCTTTTTCTCCCCCTTTGTCAGCCGCTCCCCCGCATTTCATTTCTTACCTCTGCATCTGCGTCAACCCTTttctaactcttttttttttttttttattgcatcagaAGCACCCCCTCTTCTTCCAATTTCTTACCTCTCTGCATCAGCGGCAccacctcttcttcctcttcctttcCTCTTTGTCTGCGGTGCCTCATCTTGCTCTTTCTTTCTTCTCTGCATCAGAAGCATCCCCTCTTCCACCCCACCCCCTTTTGTCAGTGGCGTCCCCTCTTCCTTTCCTCTCTGCATCAGCGGCATCCCATCTTCTGCCTCCTTCTTTCCCCTTTTCTTCTTTCTTGCCTCTGCATCAGCGTCACCCTTTCCTCCCCCCCCCCTTTGTCAGCGGCGTCCCCTCTTCTTCCTTTCTTTCCTCTCTGCATCAGCCACCCCCCCTCTTCCGCCTCCTTCTTTCCCCTCTTTCATTCCTCTCTGCATTAGCGGTGCccccttcttcttcttcctccttcttTCCTATCTTTGTCAGCAGTGCCTGCTCTTCCTTTCTATCCTCTCTGCATCAGTGGCGCCCCCTTTTTCCACCTCCTCCCCCCTGTCAACCATGCCACCACTTCATCCTCTGCGTCAGAGGCGCCCCCCTTCCGCCTCCttctttccccttttttctctTTCATTCCTCTCTGCATCAACGGTGCCCCCTCTACTTCCTCTTTCTTTCCTCTGCATCAGCAGCACCCTCTCTTTTTTCTCTGATGTACCTATTCTGCAGCTGAGGTTGGTGGGTAATCTGTACCATGTGACTGTCTTGCAGCAAGACGTACGGAAATGTGCTGGTGTTGGATGGGTTAATCCAGTGCACGGAGAGAGACGAGTTTTCCTACCAGGAGATGATTGCAAACCTCCCACTGTGCAGTCACCCCAACCCCAAgaaggtaagtgcgcccccggggagTAGGAACACCCCCTCCCCCCCTCCTTCCTAGATCTGCTCCTCTCGTTTGTGCTCATGCTGTAATACTATAAGGTGTCGGCTGCAGCAGACCCCTCTCCCCTCCAGTCTGTTCTGTCTGTAGTGGATACCAAGTGCCAACTCAATCCTAATAGGGAGGAAGTGGGCAGTGGAAGGACCTCAACCCCCGGGCAGATGTCTGCGGACTGACaaaccctctcttcctccccttctcAGGTGCTCATCATCGGAGGCGGTGATGGGGGGGTGCTGCGGGAGGTGGTGAAGCACCCGTCCGTGGAGTCTGTGGTGCAGTGTGAGATTGATGAGGTAATTGTCAGGGGCTCAGAACCTGCGTCTGGACCCTCCTCGGATTACAACACCCTCTCCCCCAATATGGCTGTTGTGACCCAACCAGTTGGGACATTTCCCTTCCAGGAGGTCATCAATGTCTCCAAGCAGTTTCTGCCGGGCATGGCCGTAGGCTACTCCAGCCCTAAACTCACTCTACACGTGGGCGACGGTTTCCAGTTCATGAAACAGAACCAAGATGCGTTCGACGTCATCATTACGGACTCCTCCGACCCTGTTGGTGAGATCGGGCTTTAAACTTTTCTGGTTCCCTTCGGGGAGTTGGAACCTCTCTCCTCTGTTCCTCATTGTGGTTTTCCGTCCCAGGTCCTGCAGAGTCTCTCTTTAAAGAGTCTTACTATCAGCTGATGAAGACGGCACTCAGGGATGGCGGGATCCTCTGCTGTCAGGGTGAGGGTCTGACATGTGTGATCCTTTGGGTGATCGGACGATTCCTCCATTAACCATCTGCTGTCTGCTACTCAGGGGAGTGTCAGTGGCTGCACCTGGACCTCATTAAGGAGATGCACCAGTTCTGTAAGACTCTGTTCCCCGTGGTGGAGTACGCCTACTGCACCATCCCTACCTACCCCAGCGGCCAGATCGGCTTCATGCTCTGCAGCAAAAACCCTGTGAGTCGCTCCACCTGTTCAGTTCTTTACAGAGATATTCACATCTCCCCCCCTGAGTATTGGGACGCATTCACACATCCCCAGCAGCTGCGATTCTTCCAACACCAAATACACCATAGTCCTGTATAAGGCAGTGACGTTGGGGTCAGGGGAATCCTGGTCCGGACATCACAGCACACAGATGTGTGTTATAAGGGGGATAGTCCTAAAGTGCAGCCCATTTGGGGTCATCACCTCCACATGGAGCGGAGAGCAAGTGTTAGTATTCTTTCCCATTTTGCAGAACACCAGTTTCCGGGAGCCGGTGCGGGCGCTGACTCAGGAGCAGGTGGACGAGATGAACCTCAGATACTACAACGCCAACATTCATCGGGCGTCGTTcgttctcccagagtttacacgaaAGGTGGGCGGTAGAGTTCAGCAGGAGATTTGCAGGATCCGGGTTTATGGCTGCCGCCCCAGAGTCCTGCGAGCCTCCCCTATCTGCCGGCACCAGTGCAGGTCCTGGGAACGTCGCCCAGTCGGAGGTGTCTGGCAGCTCTGGCCCGGCAGCATAAACTATCAACGTGGCCGCAGGATCGTCCTGTGAATTTTTATGCTCTGCTCCAGCAGGATGGTTTATTTTGTGCTATATGGGGGCTTTGACCTGTGCAGCACCACAACTCTTAGCATGTCTGGCTGCTGACGGAGCTGTATATGTGCTACAGGTTGGAGTCTACCCCTGGCATCTGCTGTTTGTGTATGATTCACCCCCCAGGGTCCACCCCCGGAGGGTGCTCCGTCCAGGCGTGTTCTTGATGTCTGATCTCATGGCTGCAATTGTCTTTGGATCATCCGTCTCTTTCCTAACAACACGTTCTCGTCCTCCTTCCTCCGTCAGGCTCTCAGCGATGTGTGACCAGTCGGCAGATGTGACGTGTGACTCTTCAGAAGAGGCCAGGAGCTGCCGTCCCGTGTGAGTGGGTGCAGGACCCCGGCCGCTCTTCCTGGCTCTACTCCAGTTCTGGAAACTGTGATCTGTCCGCTCGTCTCTGTCCCTTTAAGGCCTGGACGTCATGGGTACAAGGGATTACTCTCCGCATGCATCTTCCTCCGCTTGTCTTATGGCTTCCTTCCTGATGCAAGATGCTGCGGTCCCTTTCACTTTATCATACAATGTCTGCTGCTGCAAGGGTTAATGGAAGTGTCCATGTTTTGTTAACCCTTTCATTGCCAATGTCATCATTACCCCGTAAGTTACAGATATCTATTCCATGCTGAAGCTCGTCTGCGCTATGTCTGACATTTTAGGACAGAACGGTGGGTCACATCTTCACCCGCGAGCAGCAGTACTTCATACCTGTCTGCTTGCCCACAAGAGGGTCGGATAATGGAAGTGCAGGAATATGGGGGTGGAGGTGGCGCAGTCACAGATCCCGACAGCCGCCTCTGGTCGTTACTGCATCTGGGTGACGGTAGCTCCTTATACCGGGGAAGTATTTATAATAAATCTTGGCTGCATCTATGAAGTCTCCTGCGTCGCGTCTGAATCCTGCATTATCTGCCAAGGTGGAGAAATACGTTACACCTGTGATGTGTCCTTCATTACGGTGTATAGTGATTTTATGTGTGACTGTATGTATAGTGGTGTGCGAGGTACGATGCATTGTGGGTATTGTGTATATTGTGCATTATATAGTactatgcaaaagttttaggcaggtataGAATAAAATGCTGCGCAGCCAGAATGGTTTAAAACAAAGGGTTAATAGTTTTAgtatgaatgaacaaaagagaaatgtaaatccgatcagtatctggtgaccgcccattacCTCCATCACTTCTTGCTCCTTGTACACAGGTTATGAAGGATGTCTGCAGGAGGTTGtgacaaacatcttggagaacttcccccagatctcctgtgtatgaggTTTGTGTGGATCCTTCTGTCTTCATGTGACCCAATACAGACAGGATAATGTGAGATTAGAGCTTTGTAGGGCCGGATCATCACTCCCAGGATTCATTGTTCTTAATGATAGTGGCTGGATGTTGGGGGTCGTTgcactgctgcagaataaatttggagctgaTCAGACTCCTCCTGCTggcattacaggtccttctcaaaaaattagcatatagtgttaaatttcattatttaccataatgtaatgattacaattaaactttcatatattatagattcattatccaccaactgaaatttgtcaggtcttttattgttttaatactgatgattttggcatacaactcctgataacccaaaaaacctgtctcaataaattagcatatttcacccgtccaatcaaataaaagtgttttttaataacaaacaaaaaaaacatcaaataataatgttcagttatgcactcaatacttggtcgggaatcctttggcagaaatgactgcttcaatgcggcgtggcatggaggcaatcagcctgtgacactgctgagatgttatggaggcccaggatgcttcaatagcggccttaagctcatccagagtgttgggtcttgcgtctctcaactttctcttcacaatatcccacagattctctatggggttcaggtcaggagagttggcaggccaattgagcacagtaataccatggtcagtaaaccatttaccagtggttttggcactgtgagcaggtgccaggtcgtgctgaaaaatgaaatcttcatctccataaagcatttcagccgatggaagcatgaagtgctccaaaatctcctgatagctagctgcattgaccctgcccttgatgaaacacagtggaccaacaccagcagctgacatggcaccccacaccatcactgactgtgggtacttgacactggacttcaggcattttggcatttccttctccccagtcttcctccagactctggcaccttgatttctgaatgacatgcaaaatttgctttcatcagaaaaaagtacttgggaccacttagcaacagtccagtgctgcttctctgtagcccaggtcaggcgcttctgccgctgtttatggttcaaaagtggctttacctggggaatgcggcacctgtagcccatttcctgcacacgcctgtgcacggtggctctggatgtttccacaccagactcagtcaactgcttcctcaggttccccaaggtctggaatcggtccttctccacaatcttcctcagggtccggtcacctcttctcgttgtacagcgttttctgccacatttttgccttccaacagacttaccattgaggtgccttgatatagcactctgggaaca contains:
- the SRM gene encoding spermidine synthase isoform X1 codes for the protein MELQIRDGWFRETCSLWPGQAMSLQVEEVLHHHKSAFQEILVFRSKTYGNVLVLDGLIQCTERDEFSYQEMIANLPLCSHPNPKKVLIIGGGDGGVLREVVKHPSVESVVQCEIDEEVINVSKQFLPGMAVGYSSPKLTLHVGDGFQFMKQNQDAFDVIITDSSDPVGPAESLFKESYYQLMKTALRDGGILCCQGECQWLHLDLIKEMHQFCKTLFPVVEYAYCTIPTYPSGQIGFMLCSKNPNTSFREPVRALTQEQVDEMNLRYYNANIHRASFVLPEFTRKALSDV
- the SRM gene encoding spermidine synthase isoform X2, with amino-acid sequence MELQIRDGWFRETCSLWPGQAMSLQVEEVLHHHKSAFQEILVFRSKTYGNVLVLDGLIQCTERDEFSYQEMIANLPLCSHPNPKKVLIIGGGDGGVLREVVKHPSVESVVQCEIDEEVINVSKQFLPGMAVGYSSPKLTLHVGDGFQFMKQNQDAFDVIITDSSDPVGPAESLFKESYYQLMKTALRDGGILCCQGECQWLHLDLIKEMHQFCKTLFPVVEYAYCTIPTYPSGQIGFMLCSKNPALSDV